A genomic stretch from Caminicella sporogenes DSM 14501 includes:
- a CDS encoding HD domain-containing phosphohydrolase: protein MFFKNSFRSRIFILLIIVMFIPIFFLGMNTYLNIYEYLIKQQNQTTLKNVINDTKLVDSWFEGKIKILKSMSLSLGLELKNNKNTKRINEYLKRQKENSGKDFLNIYITTKDGINYDSNSLDYDLKKVDFRKRKWYLEAKENDRLFISKPYEDIVTGYNVITVSIPIKDENGNFIGVLGMDFMFDKVIEQIKKINIGKNSFHVVIADDNSLLYKNDFVDGINYLPIIKKQGEFVKIDYNGKKLIGIYTRLNSINVGIITFEDVNRYYLQINKFIEQFIGIFIFTVIVAIFSVLYISKKISIPVVELKRGVRRLLEGNLDVQISTAADDDFNELMESFNLMAKALKKNYDDLKKQSKDLFMKNQLLQEMNLELEASFNQLRATTEQLNFSENKYRTLIENISDFIWVIDVDGTITYVNNSIQNILGYKPQDIIGKNISTIICTLDNNEDITDILNKFCKKDFKDYDLCFIKSDGKERVIIASNINRILDSSGKLIGIEGIGRDVTEKRKLEKRIVEQNEKLRTLNEISYYLVSQNKMDDLLNAIVNRICELFKIEICSIRLLKGEELEIMAFAGGLKELAYKKSINIHEDIIGKAVIEKKIIVLSNVIESNIYKEDKNSYKYIKALKCLIFIPLILESKVIGILTVGSIKKLNHEDIDMLKAFSNYATVVIEKTRLCEDLKESYFKTIKALATAVEAKDAYTEGHSVRVSRYSTLIAKFMGLDEKMIEEIKIAGILHDIGKIGINDAILTKPGKLTEEEFQEIIKHPSIGKKILQHIGLSQNILDGVLLHHKRYDLKGYPKDIKIDSLPLTACIIGVADAFDAMTTNRSYSNAKTMEEAMRELILFKGSQFCPKVVEVMEYIYNTHKEKLEEIINSI from the coding sequence ATGTTTTTTAAAAATAGTTTTAGAAGCAGGATTTTTATTTTATTAATAATAGTTATGTTTATTCCTATATTTTTTTTAGGTATGAATACGTATCTAAATATATATGAATATTTAATAAAACAGCAAAATCAAACAACATTAAAAAATGTAATAAATGATACTAAATTAGTAGATTCTTGGTTTGAAGGCAAAATAAAAATTCTAAAATCTATGTCTTTATCTTTAGGATTAGAATTGAAAAATAATAAAAATACAAAACGTATAAATGAATATTTGAAAAGACAGAAAGAAAATAGCGGAAAAGATTTTTTAAATATTTATATAACTACTAAAGATGGTATAAATTATGATTCAAATAGCTTAGACTATGACTTAAAAAAAGTTGATTTTAGAAAGAGAAAGTGGTATTTAGAAGCTAAAGAGAATGATAGACTTTTTATAAGTAAACCATATGAAGATATAGTAACAGGATATAATGTAATAACAGTATCTATTCCGATTAAAGATGAAAATGGAAATTTTATTGGTGTATTGGGTATGGATTTTATGTTTGACAAGGTTATAGAACAAATAAAAAAGATAAATATTGGAAAAAATTCGTTTCATGTAGTTATAGCAGATGATAATAGTTTATTATATAAAAATGATTTTGTAGATGGAATAAATTATTTACCTATTATAAAAAAACAAGGAGAATTTGTAAAAATAGATTATAATGGTAAAAAGCTAATAGGGATATATACTAGACTAAACAGTATTAATGTAGGTATTATAACTTTTGAAGATGTAAATAGATATTATTTGCAGATAAATAAGTTTATAGAACAATTTATAGGGATATTTATATTTACTGTAATAGTAGCTATTTTTTCAGTTTTATATATTTCAAAGAAGATTTCTATACCTGTAGTAGAGTTAAAAAGAGGAGTTAGACGATTATTAGAAGGAAATTTAGATGTACAGATTTCAACAGCTGCTGATGATGATTTTAATGAGCTGATGGAATCTTTTAATTTGATGGCAAAAGCATTGAAGAAAAACTATGATGATTTAAAAAAGCAATCTAAAGATTTATTTATGAAAAATCAGTTATTGCAGGAAATGAATTTAGAATTAGAGGCATCTTTTAATCAATTGAGGGCTACAACAGAACAATTGAATTTTTCTGAAAATAAGTATAGAACTTTAATAGAAAATATTTCTGATTTTATATGGGTTATAGATGTGGATGGAACAATAACGTATGTAAATAATTCAATTCAAAATATATTAGGTTATAAACCGCAGGATATTATAGGTAAAAATATTTCTACAATAATATGTACTTTAGATAATAATGAAGATATTACAGATATATTAAATAAGTTTTGTAAAAAAGATTTTAAAGATTACGATTTATGTTTTATAAAATCAGATGGGAAAGAAAGGGTAATTATTGCTTCTAATATCAATAGAATACTTGATAGTAGTGGAAAACTAATAGGAATAGAAGGTATAGGAAGGGATGTTACAGAAAAGAGAAAGTTAGAAAAGAGAATAGTAGAACAAAATGAAAAGCTTAGAACACTTAATGAAATAAGTTATTATCTCGTATCTCAAAATAAAATGGATGATTTATTAAATGCGATAGTAAATAGAATATGTGAATTATTTAAAATTGAAATTTGCAGTATAAGACTTTTAAAAGGTGAAGAATTGGAAATTATGGCTTTTGCAGGAGGTTTAAAGGAACTAGCTTATAAAAAGTCAATAAATATACATGAAGATATAATAGGAAAAGCTGTTATAGAAAAGAAAATAATTGTACTCAGTAATGTAATAGAATCAAATATATATAAAGAGGATAAAAATTCTTATAAATACATAAAAGCATTGAAATGTTTAATATTTATTCCGCTTATATTAGAAAGTAAAGTTATTGGTATTTTGACAGTTGGTTCTATAAAAAAGTTAAATCATGAAGATATTGATATGTTAAAAGCTTTTTCAAATTATGCAACCGTAGTTATAGAAAAAACTAGATTGTGTGAAGATTTAAAAGAATCTTATTTTAAAACAATAAAAGCTTTAGCAACGGCAGTAGAAGCAAAAGATGCATATACAGAAGGACATTCTGTGAGAGTTTCTAGATATTCAACTCTTATAGCAAAATTTATGGGACTTGATGAAAAAATGATTGAAGAAATAAAAATTGCTGGTATACTGCATGATATAGGTAAAATAGGTATAAATGATGCAATACTTACAAAGCCAGGAAAACTTACAGAAGAAGAATTTCAGGAAATTATTAAACATCCTTCTATAGGAAAGAAAATTTTACAACATATTGGTTTATCTCAAAATATATTAGATGGAGTATTATTGCATCATAAAAGATACGATTTGAAAGGCTATCCTAAAGATATAAAAATTGATAGTTTGCCTTTAACAGCTTGTATAATAGGAGTAGCTGATGCGTTTGATGCGATGACTACGAATAGGTCTTATAGTAATGCTAAAACGATGGAAGAAGCTATGAGAGAATTGATTTTATTTAAAGGAAGTCAATTTTGTCCAAAAGTAGTTGAAGTAATGGAATATATATATAATACTCATAAGGAAAAACTTGAGGAAATAATTAACTCAATTTGA
- the dnaX gene encoding DNA polymerase III subunit gamma/tau, which translates to MAYTALYRKWRPKIFEEVVGQEHITMTLKNQIKNKNIAHAYLFCGTRGTGKTSTAKIFARAINCLNPQNNNPCNECELCRGILDEKIMDVIEIDAASNNGVDNIRELRENIKYPPSKTKYKVYIVDEVHMLSQGAFNALLKTLEEPPEYVIFILATTEPQKIPATILSRCQRFDFKRVTYEKIFDRLKYICNNSEIEIEDKALKLIIKNSDGAVRDALSILDQCISFAEGKLTYNKVVQILGLVTDEFLFKLTEAICDEDSKTSMKLIDELVSSGKDINQFIKDLINHYRNLMMIKISAENIEEVIDMSRENIEILKKQGERLDINTIIRTINVLSETQQQVKWSSQPRILLELAVIKLIQPRIDDSYEGLIDRIKKLEKKIENLKIEGIKPIKSQSKNIREDKTDVSKEKKEKKVERKETAVLQKLDFKKISSKWNEILKEIKRRKISTYALVMEGKLVALDGNKLIISFKEGFWFHKDATNKANNSEIIEKTILDMTGQSVKIKCVMENELEEINKTQDEMAFTQIEEEVKMVEEFFEEFKDKLKIEE; encoded by the coding sequence ATGGCTTATACTGCATTGTATAGAAAATGGAGACCAAAGATTTTTGAAGAAGTAGTAGGACAAGAGCATATAACTATGACATTAAAAAATCAAATTAAAAATAAAAATATAGCTCATGCATATCTTTTTTGTGGAACAAGAGGAACAGGTAAAACATCTACTGCAAAAATATTTGCAAGAGCGATAAATTGTTTAAATCCTCAAAATAATAATCCATGTAATGAATGTGAATTATGTAGAGGTATATTAGATGAAAAAATAATGGATGTTATAGAAATAGATGCAGCTTCAAATAATGGAGTAGATAATATTAGAGAATTGAGAGAAAATATTAAATATCCACCTTCAAAGACAAAGTACAAGGTATATATCGTAGATGAAGTTCATATGTTATCACAGGGAGCTTTTAATGCATTATTAAAGACATTAGAAGAGCCACCTGAGTATGTTATATTTATTCTTGCTACTACAGAGCCACAAAAAATACCTGCAACAATATTATCTAGATGTCAAAGATTTGATTTTAAGAGAGTAACTTATGAAAAGATATTTGATAGATTAAAGTACATTTGTAATAACAGCGAAATAGAGATAGAAGATAAAGCATTAAAATTGATAATAAAAAATTCTGATGGTGCAGTAAGAGATGCTCTTAGTATATTAGATCAATGTATATCTTTTGCTGAAGGAAAATTAACTTATAATAAAGTAGTACAAATATTGGGATTAGTTACCGATGAATTTTTATTTAAACTTACAGAAGCTATATGTGATGAAGATTCAAAGACTTCGATGAAGTTAATTGATGAATTAGTTAGCAGTGGCAAGGATATAAATCAATTTATTAAAGATTTAATAAATCATTATAGGAATTTGATGATGATTAAAATATCAGCAGAGAATATTGAAGAAGTAATAGATATGTCTAGAGAAAATATAGAAATATTGAAAAAACAAGGAGAAAGATTAGATATAAATACTATAATAAGAACTATAAATGTTTTATCTGAAACTCAACAACAGGTAAAATGGTCTAGTCAGCCAAGAATTTTATTAGAATTAGCTGTTATAAAACTTATACAACCTAGAATTGATGATTCTTATGAAGGATTGATAGATAGAATAAAAAAACTTGAAAAAAAAATTGAAAATTTAAAGATTGAAGGTATAAAGCCAATAAAATCACAGTCCAAGAATATTAGAGAAGATAAAACTGATGTAAGCAAAGAAAAGAAAGAAAAAAAAGTAGAAAGAAAAGAAACTGCAGTTTTGCAAAAATTAGATTTTAAAAAGATAAGTAGTAAATGGAATGAAATTTTAAAAGAAATAAAGAGGAGAAAAATTTCGACTTATGCTCTTGTGATGGAAGGTAAATTAGTTGCTTTAGATGGAAATAAGCTTATAATATCTTTTAAAGAAGGATTTTGGTTTCATAAAGATGCTACAAATAAGGCGAATAATAGTGAAATAATAGAGAAAACTATATTAGATATGACTGGACAAAGTGTTAAAATAAAATGTGTAATGGAAAATGAATTAGAAGAAATAAACAAAACTCAAGATGAGATGGCATTTACTCAAATTGAAGAAGAAGTAAAAATGGTAGAAGAATTTTTTGAAGAATTTAAAGATAAATTAAAAATAGAAGAATAG
- a CDS encoding YbaB/EbfC family nucleoid-associated protein, whose translation MAKGRRMAMPGNMNNMLKQVQKMQKQIEKIQSEIEERELEVTAGGGAITVKINGKKELLDIKIDPDVVDPDDVEMLQDLIVAAVNEAMRKVEEMAAKEMNKVTGGINIPGLF comes from the coding sequence ATGGCTAAAGGAAGAAGAATGGCTATGCCGGGGAATATGAATAATATGTTAAAACAAGTCCAAAAAATGCAAAAACAAATAGAAAAAATTCAATCTGAAATAGAAGAAAGAGAGTTAGAAGTAACAGCCGGCGGAGGAGCTATTACTGTAAAAATTAATGGAAAAAAAGAGTTGTTAGATATAAAAATAGATCCAGATGTAGTAGATCCTGATGATGTAGAAATGCTACAGGACTTGATAGTAGCTGCTGTTAATGAAGCTATGAGAAAGGTTGAAGAAATGGCAGCTAAGGAGATGAACAAAGTAACTGGTGGCATAAATATACCGGGATTATTCTAA
- a CDS encoding PQQ-binding-like beta-propeller repeat protein — translation MLKRNKSFVISLVVVMLFTLMPMNVFADWTQFQGDIVNSGVTTDKLPTSSSITADWITKTESAGWFGIDTVPLVIGDNAYVFASSNLYKINISNGRKVWEIKVDSDGGFQLSTPATDGSNIYLGVQEKDKTDNKIKLKVKKVSNLNGTPNVTELAVLSEGGQLNTPITYDNGKLYFGTWKGTVDTTTGGVYYCVDANNGNILWKYTGVKNDNREDGFYWAGAAIVGNYIIFGNDASYIHVLDKNNGTEKDKFDLRKVHTDSREVRSSICVYDNSAYFTDKGGYLWKLNINSDGTLKYEGSRKIGYTTSTPVVAYHKDMSEDRIYVGQGQFSGGKLVCYDTNLNLIWEYTGIGGVQSSPIVYSDGVYNYIYFTENSAKGRGYCIMDEGYSASLVWVYTPPRDEMQNYTLQGMAPAGEYVVYGNDSGYVFGIKEETLKRAFKIEPLVTDIDKLQEESVAVDVYEKK, via the coding sequence ATGTTAAAAAGAAATAAGTCATTTGTTATAAGTTTAGTAGTTGTAATGCTATTTACTTTAATGCCAATGAATGTATTTGCAGATTGGACACAGTTCCAAGGCGATATTGTAAATAGTGGTGTAACAACTGATAAGCTACCTACATCATCTTCTATAACTGCAGATTGGATAACAAAAACAGAATCAGCTGGGTGGTTTGGTATAGATACAGTTCCACTTGTAATAGGGGATAATGCCTATGTTTTTGCAAGTAGTAATCTTTATAAAATAAATATAAGTAATGGTAGAAAAGTTTGGGAGATAAAGGTTGATAGTGATGGAGGATTTCAATTATCTACTCCAGCAACAGACGGTTCTAATATATATTTAGGAGTGCAGGAAAAGGATAAAACAGATAATAAAATAAAACTAAAAGTTAAAAAAGTGAGCAACTTGAATGGTACACCTAATGTTACAGAACTGGCAGTTTTATCAGAAGGTGGACAACTAAATACTCCAATTACTTATGACAATGGAAAGTTATATTTTGGAACTTGGAAAGGAACTGTGGATACTACAACTGGTGGAGTTTACTATTGTGTAGATGCAAATAATGGAAATATACTTTGGAAATATACTGGAGTAAAAAATGACAACAGAGAAGATGGATTTTATTGGGCAGGAGCAGCAATCGTTGGGAATTATATAATATTTGGAAATGATGCTTCCTATATTCATGTTCTTGATAAAAATAATGGAACAGAAAAGGATAAATTTGATTTGAGAAAAGTTCATACTGATTCAAGAGAAGTTCGCTCTTCAATTTGTGTATATGATAATTCAGCATACTTTACAGATAAAGGTGGGTATTTGTGGAAGTTAAATATTAATAGTGATGGTACTCTTAAATACGAAGGGTCAAGAAAAATAGGATATACAACATCTACACCAGTTGTAGCATATCATAAAGATATGTCCGAAGATAGAATATATGTTGGACAAGGTCAATTCTCTGGAGGAAAATTAGTGTGCTATGATACAAACTTAAATCTTATATGGGAGTATACAGGAATTGGTGGTGTACAGTCTTCACCTATTGTTTATAGTGATGGTGTATATAATTATATATACTTTACAGAAAATAGTGCAAAAGGTAGAGGTTATTGCATAATGGATGAAGGATATAGTGCATCTTTAGTGTGGGTATATACTCCTCCAAGAGATGAAATGCAGAATTATACATTACAAGGAATGGCACCTGCTGGAGAATATGTAGTTTATGGTAATGATTCTGGATATGTATTTGGAATAAAAGAAGAAACATTAAAAAGGGCTTTTAAAATAGAACCTTTGGTTACGGATATAGATAAATTACAAGAAGAAAGTGTAGCAGTGGATGTATATGAGAAAAAATAA